A stretch of DNA from Methanoplanus endosymbiosus:
AGACTCGCAGTCAGGCGACTGTATAAAAGATCAATCTATGCAGGAATGGATCAGGTGAGATATTCTTCAGTTAACAAAATGATAGATCTCGGTGATGAATCCGGTATAAAAAAAGCGATATGTGAAGCCTGCGGGCTTGATGAAGATAAGATACTGGTTGATATTCCGTCAAGGCCCTCATTTATGAATATTGATGTCAATGTAGGTGAAGGTGCGGCATTAACGTCACTTGAAGACTTATCCCCACTTGTAAATACTTTAAATGAGACCAGAAAAAGTCAGTGGAGAATAGGAATATACACCCCACAGGAATACAGGGAGACTGTTGAAGAGGCTGCTTATAATGTTCTTGATATCCGAAAACCCACCCGGCAGGACAAACTCAATATCTGACGAAAAATATCCCGGCGGTCCGGAGATAACATGAGTTCTGAATATGACAAATTATCAGTCAGGCATATCTCCGCACGCTAATAATATCTTTCATTAAATCCATACATTTTAATAATATTTTAGATCGATATAATAACCCATCCGGACTAAAAGGAGAAATTATGAAGAAATATGTTGTTGCTGTCACAGGTGCAAGCGGAATAACTTATGCAAGACGGCTTCTTGAGGTGCTCACACCTCTGGCAGAAGTGCATATTATTATCTCAGATATGGCAAAGAAGATCGCAGATTATGAGGAAGTTGATCTTTCTGGATTTGACGGCATATATGTTGCAGAAGAGGATATGTTTGCAGATATCGCAAGCGGTTCTTTCAGGTACGACGCAATGGTCGTCATACCATGCAGCATGAAGACACTTGCAGCAATCAATTCAGGTTTTAGTGACAATCTTATTACAAGGGCAGCAGATGTCTGCTTAAAGGAAGGCAGGAAGTGCATCCTTATGCCAAGGGAGATGCCCCTTTCCGGAATACATCTCAGAAATATGGCTGAACTTGACAGTGCAGGAGCAACAATAATGGTCATCAGTCCGGGTTTTTACCTTAAGCCAAAGACGATTGATGACCTTATTGACATGGTTGTTGCAAGAGTGCTGGATCACCTTGGTGTAAAACACAGTATTTCAGATAGATGGAGTGGTAACTAATGCGTAATTTCATAGAGAAGATGAGGGAAAACAACCTTGTTATGGATATTGAAGAGGATGTCTCCTCCGTGTATGAGGCTCCGAAGATTGCAGCCGGCACAGATAAACTTGTATTTTTCCACAAACTTGACGGCAGCCACAGAGGAGTAATGAATGTTACTGCATCACGGGAAGCAATAGCACTGGCACTTGATTATGATGAGGATGAACTTGTAAAAAATCTTTCAGGAGCAGAATATTCCGGAGATATTGATATAAAGGGAAAGCTCAGCATGCACCACCCGAATTTATTCTCGATTCCGGTAATGAAATATTTTCCTCTTGATGCAGGGCGTTATCTCACATCGGCAGTTGTATTTTCAGAATATGGCGGTGTCAGGAATGCATCCATTCACAGAATGCTTGTCCTTGATGAAAACCACCTTGCAGCAAGACTTGTTGAAGGCAGGCATACTCATACACTTCTTAAAAAGGCTCTTGAAAACGGCGAAAGACTGCCGGTTGCAATAACAATTGGTACACATCCGGCAGTCACATTTGCATCCTGCACCAGGGTTCCGGAGAATAAGGAACTTAATTTCGCAGCGGAACTGATGGGCGGCAGTCTTGATGTATATGAGTGCCCCAACGGAGTGTCTGTGCCTGATGCCGAGATTGTCCTTGAGGGATTTATCGGCGGAGATATGGCCGATGAAGGGCCGTTTGTTGACATTACAGGAACATATGACCCTGTAAGGTCTGCGCCTGTAATTGAGATCACAGGCATGCACGTTAAAAATGATCCCGTATATCATGGTATTCTTCCGGCAGGAAACGAGCATAAACTACTGATGGGAATGCCCTATGAACCTAAAATCTACAGGATGGTTGCAGGAGTTACAACTGTCAGGGATGTGCTGCTCACAACCGGAGGATGCGGTTATCTGCATGGTATTGTGAAGATACGCAAGAATACTGAAGGTGACGGTAAAAATGCAGTTATGGCGGCATTTGCTGCACATACCTCCCTTAAGCATGTTGTAATCGTTGATGAGGATATTGACATCCGGAATATGGAGGATGTTGAATATGCAATTGCAACCCGCGTCAGGGGAGACCGTGATCTGATGGTAATCTCCGGGGTCAGAGGTTCTTCACTTGATCCGTCAAGGATTGGCGATGGTCTCAATGTAAAGATTGGAATAGATGCCACAATGGAGATGGGCAGGAAAAACGAATATATAAGGGCAGAGTGGGACTGAAAAAATGTATCTTGACAGTGAAGATGAGAAAGTTCTCGCCGGAGAGTATGGTGAGACAAGACAGAAGATGATGGAGATACTTGTGGCTTTGGGCAAGGTATTCAATGCAGACAATTTAATACCGATATCAAGTGCGCAGGTGGCTGGTGCATCATATAAGACGATAGGAAAATGGGGTCTTGAATGGCTCAGCCATCTTGATGCACGGGTGGTTGTTCCTTCTGTTTTAAACCCAATCGGCATGCCCAGGGAAGGCTGGCAGGATATTGATATACCACGTCAGTTTGCAGACAATCAGAATAAAGTTATCAATGCCTACAAGAGGCTTGGAATCAGGATGGAGTGTACATGCACACCATATTATCTGAATAATACAAATTACGGTGATCATCTGGCATGGTCCGAGTCATCTGCCGTATCCTATGCAAATTCCGTCATCGGTGCAAGGACAAACAGGGAAGGCGGCCCTTCCGCGCTTGCGGCGGCAATGGTTGGCAAAACTCCTAATTACGGCCTCCATATCTTTAAAAACAGGATGCCTGAGATTTCAGTTGAGATTGAAGGCGGGGACAATATCCATGCACAACACTATGGGGCTATCGGCTATCTGGCCGGCAATAAAGTCGGCAAAAAAATTCCCCTCTTTACAAATATCCGTCCATTGAGGGATCAGTTAAAGGCACTTGGTGCTGCAATGGCAGCAAGTGGTGCTGTTGCCCTGTACCATGTAAAGGGTATTACTCCTGAGACAAAACTGCCGACATTTGTGAAAGATCCATCTGAGAAAATTATCATTGAACAGAGTGAGATTGAGGCTCTGTTTAATGACGAAGAGGTTGATGCAGTTGCCGTCGGCTGCCCGCACTGTTCACCCGGTGAACTGATGAATCTCTCTAAACTTCTGGATGGCAAGTCTGTTAAAAAGCCGTTTTATGTCTTTGTTGCAGAAGGTGTCATGAATTCAAACCGGAAATATGTCTCAAAGATTGAGAAGAGCGGTGCAAAGGTTATAAGGGACACCTGCATCGTTGTCTCTCCGGCTATGGATAAGTTTGAGAGAATAATGGTTGATTCCGGAAAGGCATTTGCATATGTTCCGAATATGTGCGGCGCGACTGCGAAAATAGGATCTGTTGAAGAGTGTGTTGCAGAGGCACTCCGGAAATAATTTTTATAAATCTATAACTTTTTTCAGACCGTCTGCTTTTACATAATATACCTCTGCAAAGCCGCATGGGTGATAACGCATCTTTGCATCCCTAAGTCCGGAGAGGCCGAGGTCAGATTCCCGGTTGATAAACTCATATCTCTCTGACAGCATTTTTGCAGTTTCGTTGTTGATGCCTTTGTAATTTCCCTGGCAGTCCGGCAGTCCTTTTTCAAAATGAACAATGGCTGTATCATGATTCAGTTCTTCAAATATGGATATGGCAGATATATTGTCATTAACTCTGATAATAAGGCCGGAAAGTCCGAGTTTTACAAAATTTTTCACCGAAGAAACGGCCGCTTCCATCTCGTAGCCAAAAACTTTTGTTTTGCTGCACTCCTTCCATTCGCACCATCTGACAAGGAAATCCTCTACTTCGTAGAGGTTCTCCTCTGTTATGCTCTCAATTGTGTATCTGCATTTATTTCTGAATTTATTGAGATGCTTTCTGATTGTAAGATATTTCTTTCCGGGAAGATCTTTTAGATCCGATGTCTTGTATATGTAGTCAAAAAAATCCCTGTCAGTGTTGATTGTTACATCCGGAAATATTCTTGAGAATTTTTCCTTTGTTTTAGTGTCAAAGATCTGGTACGCATATTCTCCGCCGATTTCAGCGGCCAGATTTACGGTTTTCAAAAACAGGTCAGTATCTTCGGGGCCGAATGGCCCGCGTACTGAGTGTTCACCTTCAATTGTGCTTGTGATGATTAACGAATCTTCTGTAATCAGATATCTGTAAGCAGCGTAATCATTCCAGCAGAACATATTTGTAAAGGAATTATCACTGTGAACAGGAGGGTAATTTTTCTGGTGTTTTTTAATTATTTCAATGTCATTTAGAGTTATAGGTTTAAAGTCTTCAAATTTCAGCATAAAATTCACCATCTGGTGTATATCATAGGAGTATGTCCGTTCATTATTTCAAACCCTTCCATCCGGTAAAAATCTTCTGTATCAGGTTCTGCGATAAGGCCAATCCATGAGAGGCCTCTTTTAACTGATTCATCGACAAGACTTTTCAGAACCGTTTTGCCAAGGCCCTTTCCTCTGTAATCTTTTAAAATTACAAGGTCCTGAATATATCCGTCTGAAACTCCGTCTGATATGACCCTGCCCATGCCCACAGCCTTATTTTGTCTGACAGAATATGCAACTGCAAACAGGAAACTTCCGGATATTAGGGGCAAAATTCCCATTTTATCCCACTCTTCCTTCCACCAGTTTCCCTGCCTGTATAATTCTATTATTTCAGAA
This window harbors:
- a CDS encoding DUF2156 domain-containing protein, which gives rise to MLKFEDFKPITLNDIEIIKKHQKNYPPVHSDNSFTNMFCWNDYAAYRYLITEDSLIITSTIEGEHSVRGPFGPEDTDLFLKTVNLAAEIGGEYAYQIFDTKTKEKFSRIFPDVTINTDRDFFDYIYKTSDLKDLPGKKYLTIRKHLNKFRNKCRYTIESITEENLYEVEDFLVRWCEWKECSKTKVFGYEMEAAVSSVKNFVKLGLSGLIIRVNDNISAISIFEELNHDTAIVHFEKGLPDCQGNYKGINNETAKMLSERYEFINRESDLGLSGLRDAKMRYHPCGFAEVYYVKADGLKKVIDL
- a CDS encoding aconitase X catalytic domain-containing protein, with translation MYLDSEDEKVLAGEYGETRQKMMEILVALGKVFNADNLIPISSAQVAGASYKTIGKWGLEWLSHLDARVVVPSVLNPIGMPREGWQDIDIPRQFADNQNKVINAYKRLGIRMECTCTPYYLNNTNYGDHLAWSESSAVSYANSVIGARTNREGGPSALAAAMVGKTPNYGLHIFKNRMPEISVEIEGGDNIHAQHYGAIGYLAGNKVGKKIPLFTNIRPLRDQLKALGAAMAASGAVALYHVKGITPETKLPTFVKDPSEKIIIEQSEIEALFNDEEVDAVAVGCPHCSPGELMNLSKLLDGKSVKKPFYVFVAEGVMNSNRKYVSKIEKSGAKVIRDTCIVVSPAMDKFERIMVDSGKAFAYVPNMCGATAKIGSVEECVAEALRK
- a CDS encoding UbiX family flavin prenyltransferase; this encodes MKKYVVAVTGASGITYARRLLEVLTPLAEVHIIISDMAKKIADYEEVDLSGFDGIYVAEEDMFADIASGSFRYDAMVVIPCSMKTLAAINSGFSDNLITRAADVCLKEGRKCILMPREMPLSGIHLRNMAELDSAGATIMVISPGFYLKPKTIDDLIDMVVARVLDHLGVKHSISDRWSGN
- a CDS encoding GNAT family N-acetyltransferase encodes the protein MPDDEKIEIRFVEEWNTSEIIELYRQGNWWKEEWDKMGILPLISGSFLFAVAYSVRQNKAVGMGRVISDGVSDGYIQDLVILKDYRGKGLGKTVLKSLVDESVKRGLSWIGLIAEPDTEDFYRMEGFEIMNGHTPMIYTRW
- a CDS encoding UbiD family decarboxylase, encoding MRNFIEKMRENNLVMDIEEDVSSVYEAPKIAAGTDKLVFFHKLDGSHRGVMNVTASREAIALALDYDEDELVKNLSGAEYSGDIDIKGKLSMHHPNLFSIPVMKYFPLDAGRYLTSAVVFSEYGGVRNASIHRMLVLDENHLAARLVEGRHTHTLLKKALENGERLPVAITIGTHPAVTFASCTRVPENKELNFAAELMGGSLDVYECPNGVSVPDAEIVLEGFIGGDMADEGPFVDITGTYDPVRSAPVIEITGMHVKNDPVYHGILPAGNEHKLLMGMPYEPKIYRMVAGVTTVRDVLLTTGGCGYLHGIVKIRKNTEGDGKNAVMAAFAAHTSLKHVVIVDEDIDIRNMEDVEYAIATRVRGDRDLMVISGVRGSSLDPSRIGDGLNVKIGIDATMEMGRKNEYIRAEWD